The following are encoded together in the Humulus lupulus chromosome 5, drHumLupu1.1, whole genome shotgun sequence genome:
- the LOC133778592 gene encoding protein LEAD-SENSITIVE 1-like — protein sequence FHPHKLSIEREREREREREREREREREREMGIVSNSIKRSQLQPGDHIYCYRKAHTYSHHGIYIGEDRVIQFTRTRVKESKTSKFILKIISRKSCEKCKYNPCRDKGVVKTCVDCFLKKHRLFRCEYNVSMNQFLVKKSGSCSIRSSNTPEKVIQRATAMYDKEGKKFGEYHPIENNCESFVFYCTTNYRKSIQGNSFKALVETVYQTATSGEHDSIRAIGESFIRNFFTNKAKRINDEGKTGETSEEEDEVEDED from the exons TTCCATCCACATAAACTCtcaatagagagagagagagagagagagagagagagagagagagagagagagagagagagagagagagaaatgggaaTAGTATCAAACAGCATCAAAAGAAGCCAGCTCCAGCCAGGAGATCACATTTACTGCTACAGAAAAGCACACACATACTCCCACCACG GAATTTACATTGGAGAAGACAGAGTAATCCAATTCACAAGAACAAGAGTTAAAGAAAGCAAAACATCAAAATTCATACTAAAAATTATTTCAAGAAAATCCTGTGAAAAGTGTAAGTACAACCCATGTAGGGACAAAGGAGTTGTGAAGACCTGTGTTGACTGCTTTCTAAAGAAACATAGGCTCTTTCGATGTGAATACAATGTCTCCATGAACCAGTTTCTCGTCAAAAAGTCAGGTTCATGCAGCATCAGATCTTCCAACACTCCTGAGAAGGTGATTCAACGCGCCACCGCAATGTATGATAAAGAAGGAAAAAAGTTTGGAGAATATCACCCTATCGAGAACAACTGTGAGTCCTTTGTTTTCTACTGCACAACTAACTATCGTAAGAGCATTCAAGGAAATTCTTTCAAAGCTCTAGTTGAGACTGTTTATCAAACGGCCACCAGTGGTGAACATGATTCTATTAGAGCCATTGGTGAGTCTTTTATAAGAAATTTCTTTACGAATAAAGCCAAAAGAATCAATGATGAAGGGAAGACCGGTGAGACAAGTGAGGAGGAAGATGAAGTGGAAGATGAGGATTGA